One stretch of Deinococcus hopiensis KR-140 DNA includes these proteins:
- a CDS encoding TROVE domain-containing protein translates to MQLPLMRAVREGERMVSWEQVISREGSTPLTWAKVAPTMGYMALLRNLRTLVTLKVGEDVLQRVARRLADPEEVAASRQLPFRFYSAYNALLRPKVVRGRMKVPRWQAVSYWERKRITLPARGYNTVQTALLGLGVQVPEPQPTERSIRIQQFKSVQVGWQWITSCHSPSFSSSSEHILEHLS, encoded by the coding sequence GTGCAGCTCCCGCTGATGAGGGCGGTGCGGGAAGGCGAACGGATGGTGAGCTGGGAGCAGGTGATCTCCCGCGAGGGAAGCACGCCCCTCACCTGGGCCAAGGTGGCACCGACCATGGGGTATATGGCGCTGCTGCGTAACCTGCGTACGCTGGTGACCCTGAAGGTAGGTGAGGATGTCCTCCAACGGGTGGCTCGCCGCCTCGCTGACCCCGAGGAGGTGGCGGCCAGTCGGCAATTGCCCTTCCGCTTCTATAGCGCGTACAACGCGTTGCTCCGTCCCAAGGTTGTCCGGGGCCGAATGAAGGTCCCCCGTTGGCAGGCCGTGTCTTACTGGGAGCGCAAACGCATCACCCTGCCGGCGCGCGGGTACAACACGGTGCAAACGGCACTGCTGGGACTCGGCGTTCAAGTCCCGGAACCTCAACCGACCGAACGCAGCATTCGCATCCAACAGTTCAAGTCCGTGCAGGTCGGGTGGCAATGGATCACGAGCTGCCACTCCCCCTCTTTCTCGTCGTCATCGGAGCACATCCTAGAGCATTTGTCATAA
- a CDS encoding methyltransferase domain-containing protein — MTERAQRLHNQNHFLFLKGKIYFMAEQQSAQERATFPREAAGILRARSLSADYRHLAASLRVGQRVMDVGCGTGAMTAGMAELVAPGEVTGLDANAALLSEAHHTHGHVQNLSFCTGDVYALQDEEAFDVVVMARVLQWLAHPRPALERMVKALKPGGRLFVLDYNHVKARLVPPPPREMLHFRERYLAWRAEAGMENEVADHVAEWMQGLGLTDVEVVAQHEITQRSDDDFSRRVRLWGDVARTRGHQVVAAGFVSEEERQIAVERFEAWAASDAEEQHFYLLSVVGTKPL; from the coding sequence GTGACCGAGCGAGCACAAAGGTTGCACAACCAGAATCACTTCCTCTTCCTGAAAGGCAAGATCTACTTCATGGCAGAGCAGCAGAGCGCACAAGAACGGGCCACGTTTCCCAGGGAAGCGGCAGGCATCCTTCGGGCACGTTCTCTCTCTGCGGACTACCGACATCTCGCTGCATCGCTTCGTGTAGGACAGCGCGTCATGGATGTCGGATGTGGCACGGGTGCCATGACAGCCGGCATGGCAGAACTTGTCGCACCAGGGGAAGTGACTGGTCTGGATGCGAATGCCGCCCTCCTGAGTGAAGCGCATCACACCCATGGACATGTCCAGAACTTGTCGTTCTGCACTGGCGATGTGTATGCGCTCCAGGATGAGGAGGCCTTTGATGTGGTGGTGATGGCGCGGGTCCTGCAATGGTTGGCACATCCTCGGCCGGCCCTTGAGCGGATGGTTAAAGCGCTCAAACCGGGTGGAAGGCTCTTTGTGTTGGACTACAACCACGTCAAAGCACGCCTCGTCCCACCCCCGCCGCGAGAGATGCTGCACTTCCGTGAGCGCTACCTGGCCTGGCGAGCCGAAGCAGGTATGGAGAATGAAGTGGCTGATCACGTCGCCGAGTGGATGCAGGGGCTGGGGCTCACCGACGTTGAAGTGGTCGCGCAACACGAGATCACTCAGCGTTCTGATGACGACTTCAGCCGACGCGTGCGTCTCTGGGGAGATGTGGCCAGGACGCGAGGACACCAGGTGGTGGCGGCTGGCTTTGTGTCTGAAGAAGAAAGGCAGATCGCTGTAGAACGATTCGAGGCGTGGGCAGCGTCGGATGCGGAAGAACAGCACTTCTACCTGCTGAGCGTTGTTGGAACAAAACCTCTCTGA
- a CDS encoding Ig-like domain-containing protein, translated as MKIHLLGLGLGMALVSCSSPDSSVKSITLATDGAVAIGTPEQVGITLKDSGGNVLTGRTVTWASSNPALATVDANGTVTARHLSLSRTPVTITASSEGQTASVSIQPYGLDVTGGAINDDTTSVKTFTALARFQGPTGEGVPADTDVRIQGPTGFNQGQPYIMRLFKSTSAGGITGAFNDVAVTGSYTATAVVNGVTYTKMFAIDTGHTLGFVTNPSVTRTGNSLRIQGTAPAGAASAYGVIFDNTKGYRTDAAAITSGGFDQTIALIGTPVAGTYQSGIYARDFVVSVDILPEDIRISFTSAPNIIFP; from the coding sequence ATGAAAATCCATCTGCTCGGGTTAGGGCTGGGTATGGCCCTCGTCTCTTGTTCCTCGCCTGACAGTTCTGTCAAAAGCATCACGCTTGCGACAGATGGTGCTGTAGCAATCGGAACTCCTGAGCAGGTCGGAATTACTCTGAAGGACAGTGGTGGGAACGTCCTGACGGGCCGAACCGTGACCTGGGCTTCCAGCAACCCAGCATTGGCGACCGTCGATGCGAACGGTACCGTCACTGCCCGCCACCTCAGTCTCTCCCGGACGCCCGTGACCATTACGGCGAGCAGTGAAGGGCAGACGGCCAGCGTTTCCATTCAACCCTATGGTCTAGACGTCACAGGTGGGGCTATCAATGATGATACCACATCGGTCAAAACATTTACGGCGCTTGCCCGATTTCAGGGACCAACAGGTGAGGGTGTTCCCGCAGATACGGACGTACGCATTCAGGGCCCAACTGGCTTCAACCAAGGGCAGCCGTATATCATGCGGCTGTTTAAATCCACCTCGGCAGGAGGTATAACGGGTGCATTTAATGATGTTGCCGTTACCGGCTCATACACAGCCACAGCAGTCGTAAACGGTGTGACCTACACCAAGATGTTCGCGATTGATACGGGACACACCCTTGGTTTTGTTACGAACCCTTCCGTTACGCGCACGGGAAACTCACTGCGTATTCAAGGGACGGCGCCAGCTGGGGCCGCATCTGCATACGGTGTGATTTTTGACAATACGAAAGGTTATAGAACAGACGCAGCCGCAATTACGTCGGGTGGTTTTGATCAGACGATTGCGTTGATTGGGACACCAGTGGCGGGAACCTATCAAAGCGGCATCTACGCCCGTGACTTTGTAGTAAGTGTAGACATTCTTCCTGAAGACATCCGTATTTCTTTCACTTCGGCACCGAACATCATTTTTCCTTAA
- a CDS encoding transposase family protein, with amino-acid sequence MLMCTVTQRILGTATSAGAVHDLKLFRQSGVRFPHQTALIGDAGYQGLWRSHRHALTPHKATQASPLSAEQRQDNRVLAHTRQAIEHMIRRMKIFRVLKGVYRHRRRRFALRVQLIAALCNLTQACRS; translated from the coding sequence GTGCTGATGTGCACAGTGACGCAGCGCATCCTGGGCACCGCCACGAGCGCTGGGGCGGTTCATGACCTAAAGCTGTTTCGTCAGTCAGGCGTTCGTTTTCCTCACCAAACGGCGCTTATTGGAGATGCAGGGTATCAGGGCCTGTGGAGAAGCCACAGGCACGCCCTTACCCCCCATAAGGCGACGCAGGCGTCGCCTCTGTCCGCGGAGCAGCGCCAGGACAACCGTGTCCTCGCGCATACCAGGCAGGCAATCGAGCATATGATCCGTCGCATGAAGATCTTCCGTGTGCTGAAGGGCGTGTACCGACATCGGCGGCGTCGGTTTGCACTCCGGGTTCAGCTCATCGCAGCGCTGTGCAACCTCACCCAAGCCTGCCGATCGTGA
- the istA gene encoding IS21 family transposase — protein sequence MRRIIELKAAGQTVSGIARQLDLSRNTVKKYLRDPGLPQPKSRRKKGSKLDSHIPYLTGRIEQGVLSAVVLFREVQERGYNGQYTVVKDFVRPFRRTHVSASRVTTRFETDPGEQAQVDFGRYSYINLEGQTRSIWAFVMVLGWSRALYVEFIRKADTASFIRCHLNAFAYFGGMTQTILYDNTKQVVLERDEAGQPVWNPQFLDFSLRLGFAIRLCRPYRPRTKGKVESGVGYVEKNFWLGAKFVDDADLNRQARHWLDHVANVRTHGTTREKPCERLVVERPAFRPLPSLESLSVFVREPRKVGWDGFVSYGGNFYGVPWRYAGQTVDVQANNLEVQVFSGSTRIAVHPRSAQRGARFLVEAQYDGLPVPGDDAPRRRALLASQTEGLPEMEVEQRSLAEYDALVAVGTTATLEEVLATVFREEEA from the coding sequence GTGCGACGCATCATCGAACTCAAGGCCGCTGGTCAGACCGTCAGTGGGATCGCCCGTCAACTTGACCTGAGCCGCAACACCGTCAAGAAGTACCTGCGAGATCCCGGCCTACCCCAACCCAAATCGCGTCGCAAGAAGGGAAGCAAGCTCGATTCGCACATCCCCTACCTCACCGGTCGAATTGAGCAGGGTGTGCTGAGCGCCGTGGTGCTGTTCCGCGAGGTCCAGGAGCGGGGATACAACGGGCAGTACACGGTGGTCAAGGACTTCGTGCGCCCATTTCGGCGGACACATGTGTCCGCCAGCCGTGTCACCACTCGCTTCGAGACCGATCCAGGGGAACAGGCCCAGGTCGATTTCGGACGGTACAGCTACATCAACCTGGAGGGGCAGACCCGGTCCATCTGGGCCTTCGTGATGGTGCTGGGATGGTCCCGCGCGCTGTACGTCGAGTTCATCCGCAAGGCCGACACGGCCAGCTTCATCCGGTGCCACCTCAACGCGTTCGCCTATTTCGGCGGAATGACCCAGACCATCCTGTACGACAACACCAAGCAGGTTGTGCTGGAACGCGACGAGGCCGGTCAGCCGGTCTGGAATCCCCAGTTCCTGGATTTCTCCTTGCGGCTTGGCTTTGCCATTCGGCTCTGCCGCCCCTACCGACCACGCACCAAGGGCAAGGTGGAGAGCGGCGTCGGGTACGTCGAGAAGAACTTCTGGCTAGGCGCGAAGTTCGTGGACGATGCCGATCTCAACCGTCAAGCCAGGCACTGGCTTGACCATGTGGCGAACGTCAGAACCCACGGTACCACCCGCGAAAAGCCCTGCGAGCGACTTGTGGTGGAACGGCCTGCCTTCAGACCCTTACCTTCACTGGAATCTTTATCGGTGTTCGTGCGGGAACCCCGCAAAGTCGGTTGGGACGGGTTCGTATCGTACGGTGGGAATTTCTACGGCGTCCCCTGGCGCTATGCCGGACAGACCGTCGACGTGCAGGCCAACAACCTGGAAGTGCAGGTGTTCAGCGGTTCCACCCGGATTGCTGTCCATCCACGGTCCGCCCAGCGAGGAGCGCGCTTCCTGGTGGAAGCGCAGTACGACGGCCTGCCTGTACCGGGTGACGATGCACCACGGCGGCGCGCCTTACTGGCATCCCAGACCGAAGGCTTGCCGGAGATGGAGGTCGAACAGCGGTCCCTGGCTGAGTACGACGCGCTGGTCGCAGTCGGCACCACGGCGACGCTGGAAGAGGTGTTGGCGACTGTCTTTCGGGAGGAGGAAGCATGA
- a CDS encoding nucleotidyltransferase domain-containing protein, translated as MTSSLNPEALNPETQWRLGLAHGRSQIWPGVTGLAAAMVGGSVARGLADAASDLEIGVFWQQPPTDEDRTQLLQALGVQKPRSFPYFPEEDLWLDQGQLGGVRLDLIHRTVEGVEAGISAVLAAQTVDLHALNALSALQSGVPLFGEHLLNTWRIQAQHYPRPLALAVMDVHLEPTPTSWLQQHAVRREYVPLYGQLIRDQKNILMVLMAMNSVYPPHAEFKWLGALEALLPLRPRLLVQRLEEVLSASPAQGIETLHALWEETYALAGQHFPEAEQVRKAQRWLNKAAETFKPLE; from the coding sequence ATGACATCGTCCCTCAACCCCGAAGCCCTGAATCCTGAGACCCAGTGGCGACTTGGCCTTGCTCACGGCCGTTCGCAGATCTGGCCCGGAGTGACAGGACTGGCCGCCGCGATGGTCGGCGGGTCGGTCGCCCGCGGGCTGGCCGATGCGGCCTCTGACCTCGAAATCGGCGTCTTCTGGCAACAACCGCCCACCGACGAGGACCGCACGCAGCTCCTGCAGGCCCTGGGTGTTCAGAAACCCCGTTCCTTTCCGTACTTTCCCGAGGAAGACCTCTGGTTGGACCAGGGTCAACTCGGTGGCGTTCGGCTGGATCTGATTCACCGCACCGTGGAGGGCGTTGAGGCCGGAATCTCAGCGGTTCTGGCGGCCCAGACGGTGGATCTCCACGCATTGAATGCCCTCTCTGCCTTGCAATCGGGCGTGCCACTGTTTGGCGAGCACCTTTTGAACACGTGGCGGATACAGGCGCAGCACTATCCTCGGCCCCTGGCCTTGGCCGTGATGGACGTACACCTTGAACCCACACCGACGTCCTGGCTCCAGCAGCATGCGGTGCGGCGGGAGTACGTGCCGCTGTACGGGCAATTGATCCGCGATCAGAAGAACATCCTGATGGTGCTGATGGCCATGAACAGCGTTTATCCACCTCACGCTGAATTCAAGTGGCTCGGGGCGCTCGAAGCCCTTCTGCCTCTTCGGCCCAGGTTGCTCGTTCAGCGGCTGGAGGAGGTGCTGTCCGCCTCGCCCGCTCAGGGCATTGAGACGCTGCACGCTCTCTGGGAAGAGACTTACGCCCTTGCAGGGCAGCACTTTCCGGAAGCGGAACAGGTCAGGAAGGCCCAGCGCTGGTTGAACAAAGCTGCTGAGACGTTCAAGCCCCTCGAATAA
- a CDS encoding tyrosine-type recombinase/integrase, producing the protein MRYHPRHLTRGRRLAQPRRSTLEEFPCASSSGFIGPAKREAVARHHRQSPGTPGTAAAGKGRPGTRRGGPGLHLRQRVGRPTEPRTLYGWYRQIVAQAGLPPIRFHDLRHTAASLMISRGIDDQDGKRAPGVMASTLRAGYLCPDDVPVNRETGRTPPTSRRGRPRPARCGTERAAHRCTAAILVPVESG; encoded by the coding sequence GTGAGGTACCACCCACGACACCTCACGCGTGGTCGGCGTCTCGCACAACCGCGCCGCTCGACATTGGAGGAATTTCCATGCGCGTCTTCGTCCGGCTTCATCGGCCCGGCAAAGCGTGAAGCTGTCGCCCGGCACCACCGCCAATCTCCGGGAACACCAGGAACGGCAGCAGCAGGAAAGGGTCGTCCTGGGACCCGACGAGGAGGGCCAGGACTTCATCTTCGCCAACGAGTTGGGAGGCCGACCGAGCCGCGCACCCTCTACGGATGGTACCGGCAAATCGTCGCCCAAGCGGGACTGCCGCCCATCCGCTTCCACGACCTCAGGCACACCGCCGCGTCCCTGATGATCAGCCGGGGAATTGATGACCAAGACGGTAAGCGAGCGCCTGGGGTCATGGCGTCTACTCTACGAGCAGGGTACCTATGCCCTGACGACGTTCCCGTGAATCGGGAGACAGGACGAACACCTCCCACGTCACGCCGTGGTAGGCCGCGCCCCGCCAGGTGCGGTACGGAAAGAGCTGCTCACCGGTGTACCGCCGCGATCTTGGTACCGGTCGAAAGCGGGTGA
- a CDS encoding transposase family protein — protein sequence MNRKQFRRRTGVYPETFAEMEEVLTLREGQKKKSGRPAALSVAEQLLMTLEFWREYRTFAHLGDDWGVHEATVHRTVERVEAALIASARFQLPKKRVFQEAQLVYSIVAVDASEVPCERPKKSSARGTAARKSGTP from the coding sequence ATGAATCGCAAGCAGTTCCGTCGACGCACCGGGGTCTACCCGGAAACGTTTGCTGAGATGGAAGAGGTGCTGACCCTACGCGAAGGACAGAAAAAGAAATCAGGCCGCCCCGCCGCGCTCAGCGTGGCGGAACAACTGCTGATGACCCTGGAATTCTGGCGCGAGTACCGGACCTTCGCCCACCTGGGTGACGACTGGGGTGTGCACGAAGCCACCGTGCATCGCACGGTGGAACGCGTGGAAGCGGCTCTGATTGCCAGTGCACGGTTCCAGCTGCCCAAGAAACGCGTGTTTCAGGAAGCACAACTCGTGTACAGCATCGTCGCGGTCGATGCTTCCGAAGTGCCCTGTGAACGGCCCAAAAAAAGCAGCGCGCGTGGTACAGCGGCAAGAAAAAGCGGCACACCCTGA
- a CDS encoding tyrosine-type recombinase/integrase: MLAHTGVRIDETLSLGWRGVDLGEDDARLVVRSGKGRKSREVPVSPRRASHPLSTGTKIAAVHR; the protein is encoded by the coding sequence GTGCTGGCCCACACGGGGGTGCGGATCGATGAGACGCTGTCCCTCGGATGGCGCGGCGTGGACCTCGGCGAGGACGATGCCCGGCTGGTGGTGCGGTCCGGCAAGGGGCGCAAGTCGCGCGAAGTGCCCGTCTCGCCTCGCCGCGCCTCTCACCCGCTTTCGACCGGTACCAAGATCGCGGCGGTACACCGGTGA
- a CDS encoding VWA domain-containing protein translates to MTSALNVPPALLSALETAMEYSIQRLGKLQGQTAVFVDLSGSMYAPLSDRGTISRMDAACTLGGLIGRQVGCKVYAFGTYFKAVGLGNIPSALQAAQRIQKTEHEVGGGTYLLPAFEAAFARHFDRIVVLTDEQVADEAWSRLQRYLDADERRHAYVLNLAGYSASFAGGHPRLISVGGFSDRVLDWIAALEQPDPIDMILGHLPLKQLV, encoded by the coding sequence ATGACAAGTGCTCTAAACGTCCCGCCCGCCCTGCTGTCAGCCCTCGAAACGGCCATGGAGTACTCAATACAGCGGCTGGGAAAGCTCCAAGGTCAGACGGCTGTGTTCGTGGACCTCAGCGGTTCCATGTACGCTCCCCTCTCGGACCGGGGGACCATCTCACGAATGGACGCCGCTTGTACCTTGGGTGGACTCATTGGGCGTCAGGTCGGATGCAAGGTCTATGCGTTCGGGACGTACTTCAAGGCGGTGGGGCTGGGGAATATTCCGAGCGCCTTGCAGGCGGCCCAGCGGATTCAGAAAACAGAACATGAGGTGGGCGGGGGAACGTACCTGTTACCCGCCTTTGAAGCGGCATTTGCGAGACACTTTGACCGGATCGTTGTTCTGACCGACGAGCAGGTGGCCGATGAAGCTTGGAGCAGGCTGCAGCGTTACCTTGACGCAGACGAGCGGCGGCACGCTTACGTGCTCAACCTTGCGGGGTACAGCGCCAGTTTCGCGGGGGGGCACCCACGCCTGATCAGCGTGGGTGGGTTCAGCGATCGGGTGCTGGACTGGATCGCAGCTCTGGAACAACCCGATCCCATCGACATGATTCTCGGGCACCTGCCACTTAAGCAGTTGGTGTAA
- a CDS encoding Ig-like domain-containing protein, which translates to MQRMVRAMVVTSALLAFLNSCSNLAVVATPTSVSGSASNLLKIGTAVQFTATGANGASLDSTTVTWSSSNAAVASVDASGRVTAHRLGTVTVSATAGGQTKVSAAQTTYGMEFAVGTFNRSALGLPNVFAHFVKVRLPDGSAPPLGSGVDITGPSGWNGGAPDPGLTVNTGTTKYAIGLNTNPPTAGTYSATATIQGEAYTAQATLDASSLLPPVSNITVTNSSASSINVTWTAAAGAVSYTPILFDCGIVANPTPAGCNTVVQRGLATQGTSTTLSGLSLAVGRTYALTIRAANVDLTQADPATPAQINLSVNGTYVKLSTP; encoded by the coding sequence ATGCAACGAATGGTCCGAGCTATGGTGGTGACCTCTGCCCTCCTTGCCTTCCTGAACTCCTGCTCTAACCTTGCAGTGGTTGCAACGCCTACCAGCGTCAGTGGTTCCGCTTCCAACCTCCTTAAGATTGGTACAGCGGTTCAATTTACCGCTACCGGAGCCAACGGCGCTTCCTTGGATTCCACCACTGTCACCTGGTCCTCGAGTAATGCAGCTGTAGCCTCGGTGGATGCCAGTGGCCGAGTGACGGCACACCGACTCGGTACGGTAACGGTCAGCGCAACGGCTGGAGGGCAGACCAAGGTAAGTGCTGCCCAGACCACGTATGGCATGGAGTTCGCCGTCGGCACCTTCAACCGGTCTGCTCTTGGTCTGCCTAATGTCTTCGCGCATTTCGTGAAAGTGCGTCTCCCCGATGGGAGTGCGCCCCCCCTCGGATCGGGTGTGGACATCACCGGACCCTCCGGTTGGAATGGAGGTGCGCCTGATCCTGGCCTTACCGTCAACACGGGGACAACGAAGTACGCCATTGGTCTAAACACGAATCCACCAACTGCAGGAACATACAGCGCTACTGCCACCATTCAGGGGGAGGCATATACAGCGCAGGCCACGCTAGATGCGTCCTCGCTTCTTCCACCCGTTTCCAACATCACGGTCACGAATAGTTCTGCATCAAGCATCAACGTGACATGGACTGCAGCGGCGGGCGCGGTGTCCTATACGCCAATCTTGTTTGACTGTGGAATAGTCGCTAACCCGACACCGGCTGGTTGCAACACGGTGGTGCAACGGGGGCTGGCGACGCAGGGAACGTCAACGACGCTTTCAGGGCTGAGCCTCGCGGTAGGACGAACGTATGCACTGACCATTCGTGCGGCCAACGTTGACCTTACTCAGGCGGATCCTGCAACGCCAGCCCAAATTAACCTTTCTGTGAACGGCACATACGTCAAACTTTCAACACCATAG
- the istB gene encoding IS21-like element helper ATPase IstB, with the protein MMVVERCREELEALGLPHAASLLESRLDAAAKKELSYADFLADLLRIEVMARDEDSRAKRLKQARLPFLRTLDQFDFAFQPSVDKRLVKELGTLSFAADGQNVILLGPPGVGKTHLAVGLGMTAIQQGESVLFVRAGQLMEDLRKAQALNRLEYRLRYYAKPKLLVIDEFGVWPYDRLAANALFGLIAARYERGSVILTSNKGFADWGEVLGDPVVASAILDRLLHHSHVLNIKGESYRLREKKKSGLFPSALVGIGETGQEVKRR; encoded by the coding sequence ATGATGGTCGTCGAACGCTGCCGGGAGGAGCTGGAAGCGTTGGGCTTGCCGCATGCGGCAAGCTTGCTGGAGAGCCGCCTGGACGCAGCAGCTAAGAAAGAGTTGTCGTACGCGGATTTTCTGGCAGACCTGTTGCGCATCGAGGTCATGGCCCGGGACGAGGACAGCCGTGCGAAGCGGCTGAAACAGGCCCGCCTGCCTTTTTTGCGGACCCTGGACCAGTTCGACTTTGCTTTTCAGCCGAGCGTGGACAAGCGGCTGGTCAAGGAGTTGGGAACCCTGTCGTTCGCAGCAGATGGTCAGAACGTCATCCTGTTGGGACCGCCGGGAGTCGGGAAGACGCATCTGGCGGTCGGGCTGGGGATGACGGCCATCCAACAAGGGGAGAGCGTGTTGTTCGTGCGGGCTGGGCAACTGATGGAGGACCTGCGCAAAGCGCAGGCCCTGAATCGGCTGGAATATCGACTGCGGTACTACGCGAAGCCGAAGCTGCTGGTGATCGATGAATTTGGCGTGTGGCCATATGACCGCCTGGCGGCGAATGCCCTGTTCGGCTTGATCGCTGCGAGGTACGAGCGGGGCAGCGTGATCCTGACGTCGAACAAGGGCTTTGCTGATTGGGGCGAAGTGCTGGGAGATCCGGTAGTGGCGAGCGCCATTCTGGACCGACTGTTGCACCACAGCCACGTGTTGAACATCAAGGGGGAGTCATATCGCCTGCGGGAGAAGAAGAAATCTGGGTTGTTCCCCAGCGCACTGGTGGGGATCGGCGAGACGGGTCAGGAGGTGAAGCGCCGTTGA
- a CDS encoding GGDEF domain-containing protein codes for MLANQNDLSDVLKQAVDAATNGIVISSNEGDRPIMYCNRAFERLTGYPSNEILGRNCRFLQGEDTDPETRTRLRQAVDAGEEVDVVILNYRKNGTPFWNALNLAPLHDSQGHVTHFVGIQTDMTERIRLQHTLEEQVHTDHLTGLRSRTHFMQALHTAVQDLNAGRLFAVGFADLDDFKAVNDAFGHDAGDELLRQVGTRLRECVRKEDIVARLAGDEFALLVRTTERQTLENLARRLLKSLERPVRLQGVQVRVQASLGLILPAAGMDAEELLAAADQAMYEAKRAGKHTFVIRNCPGS; via the coding sequence ATGCTCGCGAACCAGAACGACCTGTCGGACGTACTGAAGCAAGCTGTGGACGCAGCGACCAACGGCATCGTCATCAGCAGCAACGAGGGCGATCGGCCCATCATGTACTGCAACCGCGCATTCGAGCGGCTGACAGGGTACCCATCGAACGAGATCCTCGGGCGCAACTGCCGCTTTCTACAAGGTGAAGATACAGACCCCGAGACCCGCACGCGCCTTCGCCAGGCGGTCGATGCTGGAGAGGAGGTCGACGTTGTCATCCTGAATTACCGCAAGAATGGCACGCCGTTCTGGAACGCACTGAACCTCGCGCCTCTTCACGATTCGCAGGGCCACGTCACTCACTTCGTGGGCATCCAGACGGATATGACAGAGCGCATCCGGTTGCAGCACACCCTGGAAGAACAGGTGCACACCGACCACCTGACCGGGCTGCGGAGCCGCACGCACTTCATGCAGGCGCTGCATACAGCCGTTCAGGATCTAAACGCCGGCCGCCTCTTCGCGGTAGGCTTTGCTGACCTCGATGACTTCAAAGCGGTGAACGACGCCTTTGGCCACGACGCGGGCGACGAACTGTTGCGTCAGGTGGGCACGAGGCTGCGCGAGTGTGTCCGGAAGGAGGACATCGTGGCGCGTCTGGCAGGAGACGAATTTGCGCTGCTGGTCCGCACCACAGAGCGCCAGACGCTCGAGAACCTCGCACGGCGGCTCCTGAAATCGCTGGAACGACCCGTCCGACTTCAGGGCGTTCAAGTCCGCGTTCAGGCGAGTCTCGGGCTGATCCTGCCAGCCGCCGGCATGGATGCGGAAGAGTTGCTGGCCGCAGCAGACCAGGCCATGTACGAGGCCAAGCGCGCGGGGAAGCACACGTTCGTGATCCGCAACTGCCCCGGGTCATAA